A genome region from Sporosarcina sp. ANT_H38 includes the following:
- a CDS encoding GNAT family N-acetyltransferase, translating into MNITQFNKKDTEEIVHLFYDTVHTINAKDYSKEQLDAWVHSADLDSKIESWSKSLNENVTYVAKINNKIVGFGDLTNDGVLDRLYVHKNYQRKGIASALLQKLELEALKLHKQGILTYASVTAKPFFESHGYTLISTNHVERKGITLTNFVMKKN; encoded by the coding sequence ATGAATATTACACAATTCAATAAAAAAGACACTGAAGAAATCGTTCACTTGTTTTATGATACAGTCCATACCATTAACGCCAAAGATTATTCGAAAGAACAGCTAGATGCTTGGGTTCATTCGGCTGATTTGGATAGTAAAATTGAAAGTTGGAGTAAAAGCTTAAACGAAAATGTCACGTATGTTGCAAAAATCAACAATAAGATAGTTGGCTTTGGTGACTTAACAAATGATGGGGTACTCGATAGACTTTATGTTCATAAAAATTATCAAAGAAAAGGTATTGCTTCTGCTTTACTTCAGAAACTTGAATTAGAGGCACTTAAATTACACAAGCAGGGCATATTAACATACGCGAGTGTTACGGCAAAACCTTTTTTTGAAAGCCATGGGTATACTCTCATTAGTACTAATCATGTCGAACGTAAAGGAATAACACTAACTAACTTTGTTATGAAAAAAAATTGA
- a CDS encoding pentapeptide repeat-containing protein translates to MNSETAKSIRGNLTADCTKCFGLCCTALNIVASSDFPINKPAGTPCVNLQSDYGCQIHSNLRKRGFKGCTVFDCLGAGQVVSQVTFKGQSWRDNPEIGTKMFQVFPIMQQIHEMIAYAAEALSYDIPHALSKKLSVQLKEVQKLTNFDAEQLLSLDIVMYRFPLNKLLSETSKYIRESLITKLPGTKNANNYNHERADWIGKKLIGKDLKAIDLRGAYLIATDMRNTDLRCVDFIGADLRDADLRGANLSTSMFLTQMQINSAKGDVKTLLPSHIQRPSHWVN, encoded by the coding sequence ATGAATAGTGAAACAGCCAAAAGTATTAGAGGGAATTTAACGGCTGATTGTACGAAGTGCTTTGGACTTTGCTGCACAGCGCTTAATATTGTAGCATCGAGTGATTTTCCAATTAACAAGCCAGCAGGTACACCTTGTGTTAATTTACAATCTGATTATGGTTGTCAAATTCACAGTAACCTACGAAAGAGAGGATTTAAGGGCTGTACAGTGTTTGACTGTTTGGGTGCGGGACAAGTCGTTTCTCAAGTTACTTTTAAAGGGCAAAGTTGGCGAGATAATCCGGAAATTGGAACTAAAATGTTCCAAGTGTTTCCGATCATGCAACAAATACATGAAATGATTGCGTACGCTGCAGAAGCCTTGTCGTATGACATACCCCATGCTTTGTCTAAAAAATTGAGTGTACAGTTAAAAGAAGTGCAGAAATTAACAAACTTTGATGCTGAACAATTATTATCTTTGGATATAGTGATGTACAGATTTCCGTTAAATAAACTGCTTTCGGAAACCAGCAAGTATATTAGAGAAAGCTTAATTACAAAGTTACCTGGCACTAAAAATGCCAACAATTATAATCATGAAAGAGCTGACTGGATTGGCAAAAAATTAATAGGTAAAGATTTAAAGGCGATAGATTTAAGGGGAGCATATTTGATTGCTACAGATATGAGGAATACAGATTTAAGATGTGTTGATTTTATTGGCGCTGATTTACGTGATGCTGATTTAAGGGGAGCAAACCTATCTACGAGTATGTTTTTAACTCAAATGCAAATTAATTCTGCTAAAGGTGATGTAAAGACACTATTACCCTCTCATATTCAACGACCCTCTCATTGGGTTAACTGA
- a CDS encoding multidrug efflux SMR transporter has protein sequence MNKDWIKVFIAAFFEIFWVIGLKHADDFWTWTGTAIAVFISFYLMIMAGQKLPVGTVYAVFVGLGTAGTVFSEILFFGEPFKVEKALLILLLLAGVIGLKLVTTDKVQEGDES, from the coding sequence ATGAATAAAGATTGGATAAAAGTATTTATTGCAGCTTTTTTCGAGATTTTTTGGGTTATTGGATTAAAACATGCAGATGATTTTTGGACTTGGACTGGGACTGCCATTGCTGTCTTTATCAGCTTCTATTTAATGATTATGGCTGGACAAAAACTCCCTGTGGGAACTGTATATGCCGTTTTTGTCGGTCTAGGTACAGCAGGAACTGTCTTTTCAGAAATCCTATTCTTTGGAGAACCATTTAAAGTGGAAAAAGCACTCTTGATTTTACTTTTATTAGCTGGAGTAATTGGCTTGAAATTAGTTACAACGGACAAAGTTCAGGAAGGTGATGAATCCTAA
- a CDS encoding multidrug efflux SMR transporter, producing the protein MAWISLILAGVFEMFGVAMINKLHKDRNWQSMLYLILAFGASFVFLAYSMKTLPMGTAYAIWTGIGASGGAILGMLLYGESKDWRRLVFIGMVLGAAVGLKLVS; encoded by the coding sequence ATGGCGTGGATTTCTTTAATATTAGCAGGTGTGTTTGAAATGTTTGGTGTTGCTATGATAAATAAGTTGCATAAAGACCGTAATTGGCAATCCATGCTATATCTTATTCTCGCGTTTGGGGCAAGTTTTGTGTTTCTTGCTTATTCAATGAAAACACTACCTATGGGTACGGCTTATGCAATTTGGACAGGAATTGGTGCGTCTGGTGGAGCAATTTTAGGTATGCTTTTATATGGTGAATCAAAAGATTGGAGAAGACTTGTTTTTATAGGCATGGTTTTAGGTGCAGCAGTAGGTCTAAAACTCGTCTCATAA
- a CDS encoding MFS transporter: protein MKVKIKGAENFVAKTDELQLESSSTISRYTELLLAIACGMAVANVYFAHPLLDSIASEFIIEPSTIGIVITITQICYALGLLLLVPLGDLLNQRRVIIGQMLMLVVALVVVGISPTSIVFFIGIAVVGLLATVTQTLVAFASTLAVPAERGRVLGFVTSGLVIGILLARTFAGIIADLGGWRSVYLVSAVLILILAVLLHKELPGTVHKRSSLSYPKLLHSVLMLFVQERILVIRGILALLIFTVFSTFWTSLVLPLSSPPYSFSHTAIGAFGLAGVSGALAAARAGRLADRGLGQLTTGVALVLLMLSWFFINFISYSIVVLVIGIILLDLAVQAVHVTNQSMILTVQPEAGSRLTAAYMFFYSIGSATGSIVSTNIYANYGWEAVCLFGVSVSALALVFWMATYRLAKEIRQK, encoded by the coding sequence TTGAAGGTTAAAATAAAAGGCGCTGAAAATTTTGTTGCAAAAACGGATGAGTTACAATTAGAATCCAGTTCAACCATTTCTCGATATACAGAACTATTATTAGCAATTGCTTGTGGTATGGCTGTTGCTAACGTTTATTTCGCCCACCCATTACTCGACTCAATTGCAAGTGAATTCATTATTGAACCCTCGACAATTGGAATCGTAATTACAATTACTCAGATTTGTTATGCGCTAGGACTGCTGTTATTGGTCCCTTTAGGCGATTTATTAAATCAACGACGTGTGATTATTGGTCAAATGTTAATGTTAGTTGTTGCTTTAGTTGTTGTCGGTATATCCCCTACCAGTATAGTGTTTTTCATTGGTATTGCAGTGGTAGGTTTGCTTGCCACTGTTACACAAACTCTTGTCGCATTTGCATCAACGTTGGCTGTTCCTGCTGAACGTGGACGAGTATTAGGCTTCGTTACAAGCGGATTGGTCATTGGCATCTTACTGGCAAGGACGTTTGCTGGCATAATTGCTGATCTTGGAGGTTGGCGTTCTGTCTACCTTGTTTCAGCTGTGTTAATTCTGATTCTGGCTGTCTTATTACACAAAGAACTTCCAGGTACTGTTCACAAGCGTTCATCTCTATCCTACCCAAAATTGTTACATTCTGTTCTAATGCTATTTGTTCAAGAAAGAATTCTGGTTATTCGTGGGATATTGGCGCTTTTGATTTTTACTGTTTTTAGTACTTTTTGGACTTCATTAGTGTTACCGCTAAGTTCTCCACCTTACTCATTTTCACATACGGCTATTGGAGCATTTGGTCTGGCTGGAGTTTCTGGAGCATTAGCTGCTGCACGGGCTGGGCGACTAGCTGACCGAGGATTAGGACAGCTTACAACGGGCGTAGCCTTAGTGTTATTAATGTTATCATGGTTCTTTATTAACTTTATTAGCTATTCAATTGTTGTATTAGTTATTGGTATTATCTTACTTGACCTTGCTGTACAAGCAGTTCATGTCACCAATCAGAGTATGATTCTCACAGTCCAACCTGAGGCAGGAAGTCGACTTACTGCTGCATACATGTTTTTTTATTCTATTGGCAGTGCAACGGGCTCCATAGTTTCAACCAACATATACGCAAATTATGGCTGGGAAGCGGTATGTTTATTCGGAGTCTCTGTCAGTGCTTTGGCTCTTGTATTTTGGATGGCTACCTACCGTCTTGCTAAGGAGATTAGGCAAAAGTAA
- a CDS encoding ester cyclase, whose protein sequence is MNEFSGDPSLKKSPLSRQTNEQIIKGFFEVVRSGKKPEQAETFMAKEVKAHQMNSESMLIIIRSPKDYTDHIKEMLNVWGNFKIEIQELLTQNQKVYVRWKQIGIHIGEYEGYLPTNREVIEIGSAIYRLEEQKIVEYWIQVDRIGVIEQIKKYKEQD, encoded by the coding sequence ATAAATGAATTCAGTGGTGATCCTTCTTTAAAAAAATCGCCCTTATCAAGACAGACAAACGAACAGATTATAAAAGGATTCTTCGAAGTTGTCAGATCAGGTAAAAAACCGGAGCAAGCTGAAACTTTTATGGCGAAAGAGGTGAAAGCTCATCAAATGAATTCAGAAAGTATGCTGATAATAATAAGATCACCCAAGGATTATACAGACCATATAAAAGAAATGTTGAATGTATGGGGAAACTTTAAAATTGAAATTCAAGAACTACTCACTCAAAATCAAAAGGTTTATGTTAGATGGAAACAAATTGGAATACATATTGGAGAGTATGAGGGTTACCTTCCTACAAATAGAGAAGTTATTGAAATAGGTAGTGCCATATACCGACTAGAAGAACAAAAAATTGTGGAATATTGGATTCAAGTGGATAGAATTGGAGTTATTGAACAAATAAAAAAATATAAAGAACAAGATTAG
- a CDS encoding TetR/AcrR family transcriptional regulator, translated as MVRKREFDKEKALDNAMELFWEKGYAATSISNLTAKMGIQRPSLYATFGDKEALFEAALRKYTNLHASLIRTKLQNTKSAKEAFRYLFEGLIEEEYKDKVSKGCFCINTMVELAPHDEKFKILTREHEMYLSVIFQETLLKGIKSGELESNLDVKALAQTLVVALIGITVLLKSHPERSFVDRSVTLILSLIK; from the coding sequence GTGGTTCGAAAGCGTGAATTTGATAAGGAAAAAGCATTGGATAATGCTATGGAACTTTTTTGGGAGAAGGGATATGCTGCTACATCGATTAGCAATTTAACGGCTAAAATGGGTATACAACGGCCCAGTTTATACGCAACTTTTGGAGACAAAGAGGCATTGTTTGAAGCTGCATTACGTAAATATACAAATTTGCATGCCTCCCTCATAAGAACTAAACTGCAAAACACTAAATCTGCGAAGGAAGCATTTCGTTATCTATTTGAAGGATTAATAGAAGAAGAGTATAAGGATAAAGTAAGTAAGGGTTGTTTTTGTATTAATACAATGGTAGAACTTGCCCCGCACGATGAAAAATTTAAAATACTTACAAGGGAGCATGAAATGTATCTTTCAGTCATATTTCAAGAAACCCTTCTAAAAGGCATTAAATCGGGTGAGTTAGAAAGCAACCTAGATGTTAAAGCCTTAGCTCAGACATTAGTTGTTGCATTAATTGGAATTACTGTTTTATTGAAATCTCATCCGGAGCGATCATTCGTAGATAGATCTGTAACTTTAATATTATCATTAATAAAGTAA